Proteins encoded together in one Musa acuminata AAA Group cultivar baxijiao chromosome BXJ3-6, Cavendish_Baxijiao_AAA, whole genome shotgun sequence window:
- the LOC135641159 gene encoding glucose-6-phosphate 1-dehydrogenase, chloroplastic-like, which produces MALSVAKCPSSSAAARLAPDHSPLRWSTLLRPLPRTVLAGSVAVPSSKNWNLGVACKQEVGTVAASSPKEAPSKNVEIGGLLGLSSEEYRDVIGPNSSEREPTVSITVVGASGDLAKKKIFPALFALYYEDCLPKHFTIFGYARSKMTDAELRTMVSKTLTCRIDKRENCNEKMEQFLQRCFYHSGQYESEENFADLDKELKEHEGGRLSNRLFYLSIPPNIFIDVVKSASKSASSKNGWTRVIVEKPFGRDSESSAALTRGLKQYLDEDQIFRIDHYLGKELVENLSILRFSNLVFEPLWSRQYIRNVQLIFSEDFGTEGRGGYFDNYGIIRDIMQNHLLQILALFAMETPVSLDAEDIRNEKVKVLRSMKPLQLENVVIGQYRSHTKGGVAYPGYTDDKTVPKGSLTPTFAAAALFIDNARWDGVPFLMKAGKALETRRTEIRVQFRHVPGNLYKRSFGTDLDRATNELVIRVQPDEAIYLKINNKIPGLGMRLDRSNLNLLYASRYSKEIPDAYERLLLDAIEGERRLFIRSDELDAAWELFTPLLKELEEKKIAPELYPYGSCGPAGAHYLAANYNVRWGDTASDA; this is translated from the exons ATGGCACTTTCCGTCGCCAAATGCCCCTCTTCCTCCGCCGCCGCGCGTCTGGCACCCGATCACTCCCCTCTGAGATGGTCGACCCTCCTACGGCCCTTACCTAGAACCGTTCTTGCGGGAAGTGTCGCGGTACCGTCGTCGAAAAATTGGAACTTGGGCGTTGCCTGCAAGCAAGAAG TTGGCACTGTAGCCGCATCCAGTCCAAAAGAAGCTCCTTCCAAGAATGTGGAAATTGGTGGCTTGCTTGGTTTATCTTCAGAGGAATACAGAGATGTGATTGGTCCCAATTCAAGTGAAAGGGAGCCTACAGTTAGTATCACTGTCGTTGGAGCCTCTGGGGACCTTGCCAAAAAGAAGATATTTCCTGCTCTTTTCGCACTTTATTATGAAGATTGCCTTCCAAAG CATTTCACTATATTCGGTTATGCTCGAAGTAAGATGACTGATGCTGAACTGAGAACTATGGTTAGCAAAACATTAACGTGCAGAATTGATAAAAG GGAGAATTGTAATGAGAAGATGGAACAGTTTCTACAGAGATGTTTCTATCATTCAGGTCAATATGAATCCGAGGAAAACTTTGCAGATCTTGACAAGGAACTCAAAGAACATGAG GGTGGGAGGTTATCAAACCGGCTATTTTATTTGTCAATTCCACCAAACATATTTATAGATGTTGTAAAATCTGCAAGCAAGTCAGCTTCTTCTAAGAATGGCTGGACCAGGGTGATAGTTGAAAAACCATTCGGTCGGGATTCTGAATCTTCTGCTGCTTTGACAAGAGGCCTGAAACAATACCTtgatgaagatcaaattttcag AATAGACCATTATTTGGGAAAGGAACTTGTCGAAAATCTGTCCATTCTTCGTTTCTCGAATCTTGTATTTGAACCATTGTGGTCTAGGCAATATATTAGGAATGTGCAGCTGATTTTCTCTGAAGACTTCGGTACAGAAGGACGGGGAGG GTACTTTGATAACTATGGTATTATTAGAGATATCATGCAGAATCATCTGCTCCAAATTTTAGCCTTATTTGCAATGGAAACTCCTGTCAGTTTAGATGCAGAAGATATCAGGAACGAAAAG GTGAAAGTCCTCCGTTCCATGAAGCCATTGCAATTGGAAAATGTGGTGATAGGTCAGTATAGGAGCCACACGAAGGGCGGAGTTGCATACCCCGGATACACAGACGATAAGACTGTACCCAAAGGCAGCCTTACTCCAACATTCGCTGCAGCTGCCcttttcatagataatgcaagatGGGATGGAGTTCCATTCCTCATGAAGGCTGGGAAAGCACTGGAAACTCGACG AACAGAGATTAGAGTTCAGTTTCGCCATGTCCCTGGTAATCTATATAAGCGGAGCTTTGGAACTGATCTTGATCGAGCTACAAACGAGCTCGTCATCAGGGTACAACCCGATGAAGCTATTTACTTAAAGATCAATAACAAGATTCCTGGGTTGGGGATGAGATTGGACCGCAGTAACTTGAATCTTCTTTATGCTTCAAG ATACTCGAAAGAGATACCAGATGCATATGAGAGGCTGCTTCTTGATGCCATTGAGGGTGAACGAAGGCTGTTCATTCGTTCCGATGAACTGGATGCTGCTTGGGAGCTGTTCACgccgctgctcaaagagttggagGAGAAGAAGATAGCCCCTGAATTGTACCCTTACGGGAGTTGCGGGCCAGCAGGAGCACACTACCTTGCCGCAAATTACAACGTCCGTTGGGGAGACACTGCTTCAGATGCGTAA
- the LOC135640207 gene encoding uncharacterized protein LOC135640207, with protein MESSGGEELGLGSRWWIASRRRLMPDDPFFSTGNIERELLAKQVALDLTEDERYQLQKMEVANTEPVFCPIVGCAARLDCLEDFEDHYHARHTASCSVCSRVFPTSRLLSIHISEAHDSFFQAKVARGFLMYECLVEGCGIKLKSYKSRQQHLVDKHKFPTTFEFYKKAHPSKHQRQKHLRRQASYPKEASNNTDMDVDRKSSKQIYQKYRPKKASLKEGKETEMEVERMDDLVSAVSKLSTSDSSPSSISFGHRNARGFAFVPRSIHHNRKQTSRSEAKG; from the exons ATGGAATCAAGCGGCGGAGAGGAATTAGGGCTGGGGTCCCGGTGGTGGATCGCATCACGGCGAAGGCTTATGCCCGATGACCCCTTCTTCTCCACCGGGAATATCGAACGCGAGCTCCTCGCCAAACAG GTAGCATTGGATCTAACTGAAGATGAAAGATATCAGCTCCAGAAAATGGAAGTTGCAAACACTGA GCCTGTATTTTGCCCTATTGTTGGTTGTGCTGCTCGATTAGATTGTTTGGAGGACTTTGAAGATCACTACCATGCTCGTCACACTGCTTCATGTTCGGTGTGTTCGAGAGTTTTCCCAACATCACGTTTACTTAGTATACATATCTCTGAAGCCCATGATTCATTCTTTCAGGCCAAAGTTGCACGCGGTTTTCTGATG TATGAATGTTTGGTCGAAGGCTGTGGAATCAAGTTGAAGAGTTATAAGAGTCGACAGCAGCACCTTGTTGACAAACACAAGTTTCCTACTACATTTGAATTCTACAAAAAGGCACATCCTTCCAAGCACCAACGCCAAAAACATCTACGAAGGCAAGCTAGCTATCCAAAGGAGGCATCGAACAATACTGATATGGATGTTGATAGGAAAAGTTCGAAGCAAATTTACCAGAAGTATAGACCAAAAAAGGCTAGTCTCAAGGAGGGGAAGGAAACAGAAATGGAAGTTGAGAGAATGGATGATCTTGTTTCTGCTGTATCAAAGCTGAGCACATCGGATTCTTCTCCTTCGAGCATAAGCTTTGGTCATCGTAATGCTCGTGGCTTTGCTTTTGTCCCTCGGTCGATACATCATAACAGGAAGCAAACCTCTCGATCAGAAGCCAAGGGATAA
- the LOC135639676 gene encoding acetolactate synthase 1, chloroplastic-like, producing MASSAAAAVAAAGAVITPSKSSHPPFSAAYRLPFPLPKPLHSLSTRHPHVRPISASADRRQPPSAAAPTADATTAPLLRNFAPDEPRKGADILVEALEREGVTDLFAYPGGASMEIHQALTRSPSITNHLLRHEQGEVFAASGYARSTGRPGVCIATSGPGATNLVSGLADALLDSVPLVAITGQVPRRMIGTDAFQETPIVEVTRSITKHNYLVLNVDDIPRIIKEAFFVATTGRPGPVLVDIPKDIQQQLAIPVWDPPLRLPGYISRLPRLPARPLLDQILRLVSESRRPVLYVGGGCLNSSEELHRFADLTGIPIASTLMGLGAYPTDAELSLKMLGMHGTVYANYAIDKADLLLAFGVRFDDRVTGKIEAFASRAKIVHIDIDPAEIGKNKQPHVSICADVKLALQGMNALMEETEIYRKFDFSTWREELDKQKKIYPLNYKTFGDQIPPQYAIQVLDELTNGEAIITTGVGQHQMWAAQYYSYKRARQWLTSAGLGAMGFGLPAAAGAAVGNPGVTVVDIDGDGSFQMNAQELAMIRIENLPVKIMVLNNQHLGMVVQWEDRFYHRNRAHTYLGNPANETEVFPDFLKISEGYGIPAARVTKKSEVREAIRKMLETSGPYLLDVIVPHEEHVLPMIPSGGAFKDMILDGDGRTPY from the coding sequence ATGGCTTCctctgcggcggcggcggtggctgctGCGGGAGCCGTGATCACCCCATCGAAGTCATCCCACCCGCCCTTCTCCGCTGCCTACCGCCTCCCCTTCCCCCTCCCCAAGCCCCTCCATTCACTCTCCACCCGCCACCCCCACGTCCGGCCCATCTCCGCCTCCGCGGACCGCCGCCAGCCCCCCTCCGCTGCCGCCCCCACTGCCGATGCCACGACCGCCCCTCTCCTCCGTAACTTCGCCCCGGATGAGCCCCGCAAGGGCGCCGACATCCTAGTCGAGGCCCTTGAGCGGGAGGGCGTCACCGACCTTTTCGCCTACCCCGGCGGCGCCTCCATGGAGATCCATCAGGCTCTCACCCGCTCGCCATCTATCACCAACCACCTCCTCCGGCACGAGCAGGGGGAGGTCTTCGCTGCCTCTGGATACGCCCGCTCCACTGGTCGCCCTGGCGTGTGCATCGCCACCTCCGGCCCTGGCGCCACCAATCTCGTCTCCGGTCTTGCCGATGCCCTCCTTGACTCCGTCCCTCTCGTCGCCATCACCGGCCAGGTCCCTCGCCGCATGATCGGCACCGACGCTTTCCAGGAGACCCCCATCGTTGAGGTCACCAGATCCATCACCAAGCACAACTACCTGGTCCTCAACGTTGATGACATTCCCCGCATCATTAAAGAAGCCTTCTTCGTAGCCACCACGGGCCGCCCTGGCCCGGTGCTCGTTGACATCCCCAAGGACATCCAGCAGCAGCTTGCCATCCCTGTATGGGACCCACCGCTCCGCCTTCCCGGCTACATCTCCCGCCTCCCCAGGCTTCCTGCACGCCCTCTGCTCGATCAGATCCTCCGCCTGGTGTCGGAATCCCGTCGCCCAGTCCTCTATGTTGGTGGTGGCTGCTTGAACTCTAGCGAGGAGCTTCATCGGTTTGCAGACCTTACTGGCATCCCCATTGCAAGTACCCTAATGGGTCTCGGGGCCTATCCCACCGATGCTGAGCTATCATTGAAGATGTTGGGAATGCATGGGACGGTCTATGCCAACTATGCCATCGATAAAGCTGATCTGTTGCTTGCATTTGGTGTAAGGTTTGATGACCGTGTGACTGGAAAGATTGAAGCTTTTGCTAGCAGAGCAAAGATTGTGCACATTGACATTGATCCGGCTGAGATCGGGAAGAACAAGCAGCCACACGTTTCAATCTGTGCTGATGTGAAGTTGGCGTTGCAGGGAATGAATGCATTGATGGAGGAGACTGAGATTTATCGAAAGTTTGACTTTTCGACCTGGAGAGAAGAACTGGACAAGCAGAAGAAGATATACCCATTAAACTATAAGACTTTTGGGGATCAGATTCCTCCCCAGTATGCAATTCAGGTGCTTGATGAGCTAACGAATGGGGAGGCAATCATTACTACTGGTGTTGGGCAGCACCAGATGTGGGCCGCACAATATTACTCATACAAGAGGGCACGGCAGTGGCTGACATCAGCCGGACTAGGTGCTATGGGTTTCGGTTTACCAGCAGCAGCTGGTGCAGCTGTTGGGAATCCAGGCGTTACTGTCGTGGACATTGATGGGGATGGTAGTTTCCAGATGAATGCTCAGGAACTGGCAATGATTCGGATTGAGAATCTTCCTGTCAAGATTATGGTGTTGAACAACCAGCATTTGGGCATGGTCGTGCAATGGGAAGATCGATTCTACCATAGAAACAGGGCACATACTTATCTGGGGAACCCAGCAAATGAGACTGAGGTATTCCCTGATTTCTTGAAAATCTCAGAGGGGTATGGCATACCTGCTGCTCGTGTCACGAAGAAGAGTGAGGTTAGAGAAGCAATCAGGAAGATGCTGGAAACATCGGGGCCTTACTTGTTGGATGTGATCGTGCCACATGAGGAACATGTGTTGCCTATGATTCCAAGTGGCGGTGCGTTTAAAGATATGATACTTGATGGAGATGGAAGAACACCATATTAG
- the LOC103987994 gene encoding nuclear transcription factor Y subunit C-4-like has protein sequence MDNQQLHSYPQAPFHHLLQQLQMFWNYQRQEIEQATDFKNHQLPLARIKKIMKADEDVRMISAEAPILFAKACELFILELTIRSWLHAEENKRRTLQKNDIAAAISQTEIFDFLVDIVPREEVKEEGLGLAGGGGVGGAAAGVPYYYPPMGQPAPPRVMMGQPAVAGIDPSMYAQQPAQAWQPMWHQGLSEDGSGQSLDGPGYAAPPPPPGSQ, from the coding sequence ATGGACAACCAGCAGCTGCACTCGTATCCACAGGCGCCCTTCCATCATCTCCTCCAGCAGCTGCAGATGTTCTGGAACTACCAGCGGCAGGAGATCGAGCAAGCCACCGACTTCAAGAACCACCAGCTCCCCCTGGCGCGGATCAAGAAGATCATGAAGGCCGACGAGGACGTGCGGATGATATCGGCGGAGGCCCCCATACTGTTCGCCAAGGCCTGCGAGCTGTTCATCCTCGAGCTCACCATCCGCTCGTGGCTCCACGCGGAGGAGAACAAGCGGCGCACGCTGCAGAAGAACGACATCGCCGCGGCCATCTCGCAGACCGAGATATTCGACTTCCTCGTCGACATTGTGCCGAGAGAGGAGGTGAAGGAAGAGGGACTCGGACTGGCGGGAGGCGGCGGGGTGGGTGGTGCGGCCGCCGGCGTGCCCTACTACTATCCTCCCATGGGACAGCCGGCGCCGCCAAGAGTCATGATGGGGCAGCCTGCGGTGGCCGGAATCGATCCCTCCATGTACGCGCAGCAGCCGGCGCAGGCTTGGCAGCCAATGTGGCACCAGGGGCTTTCGGAGGATGGCAGCGGTCAGAGTTTGGACGGGCCGGGATATGCTgctcctccaccgccgcccggTTCCCAGTGA